A region of Haliotis asinina isolate JCU_RB_2024 chromosome 7, JCU_Hal_asi_v2, whole genome shotgun sequence DNA encodes the following proteins:
- the LOC137291596 gene encoding adenosine receptor A3-like, with amino-acid sequence MAARMDSLAQTHNTTNGSGGSPPQGLPPLLMGFAIAQPFIWFFMFTSNLVVLIVYKRYLGFKVHTNVFVYNISVVDFCMSFNMLFQMLFFLLPKLNSTEFLCMLQMELMSFLTTVSLLSGIFATIDRFLIIVYNNQYHKIMSIRNVKIMVAVAWIYSFCYAAVPFFVNNWDIYPKCEFVRVVRAWYIGFGSCQQILSTILEICFYVAIFHVAHSRRRNINRENRSTRREQSLRGAKFMGVVLIVYSLCWTPFAILGLIQIFSYHPVLTYVRMTSVYLGISNSLLNPIVYAWQKKDFREGCKRLLRCPGSKVNPSSGSRPIWNTTQRES; translated from the coding sequence ATGGCTGCAAGGATGGATTCACTGGCCCAAACACATAACACCACCAACGGCAGCGGTGGATCCCCACcgcaagggttacctccccttttgATGGGTTTCGCCATTGCACAGCCGTTTATCTGGTTCTTCATGTTCACAAGTAACCTCGTTGTGTTGATAGTGTACAAACGCTACCTGGGATTTAAAGTTCACACGAATGTGTTTGTCTATAACATATCGGTTGTAGATTTTTGCATGTCATTTAACATGCTTTTTCAAATGCTGTTTTTCCTACTACCAAAACTGAATTCGACAGAGTTTCTCTGCATGCTTCAGATGGAACTAATGAGTTTCCTAACAACAGTGTCACTGCTTAGCGGCATATTTGCGACAATAGACCGATTTTTGATAATCGTGTATAACAACCAGTATCACAAAATAATGTCAATAAGAAACGTCAAGATCATGGTCGCAGTTGCCTGGATCTACTCCTTCTGCTATGCAGCAGTACCATTTTTCGTCAACAACTGGGACATTTACCCCAAATGTGAATTTGTTCGTGTCGTCCGTGCTTGGTATATCGGATTTGGATCTTGTCAACAAATACTGTCAACAATCCTAGAAATCTGTTTCTACGTTGCAATATTTCACGTCGCCCACAGTAGACGTCGTAATATCAACAGAGAAAATCGATCCACCAGACGAGAACAGAGCTTGCGAGGTGCCAAGTTCATGGGGGTCGTACTGATTGTATACTCCCTTTGCTGGACTCCCTTTGCCATACTCGGGCTCATTCAGATCTTCAGTTATCATCCCGTATTAACATACGTCCGAATGACATCGGTATACCTCGGAATTTCCAACTCTCTTCTCAACCCCATCGTTTACGCCTGGCAGAAAAAGGATTTCAGGGAAGGATGTAAGCGACTGCTTCGCTGTCCTGGGTCAAAGGTCAATCCAAGTAGCGGGTCAAGGCCGATTTGGAACACGACCCAGAGAGAGTCGTGA
- the LOC137291598 gene encoding uncharacterized protein produces MRFTIEALEIRILEKLRTAAVVDRSGRKGTFHDLVSIMEGSVGKTEEGSQDQLILTYKRSFLMGLDEQDGSLKKVWGKRRPTACTQGKAKSSESWKGGRL; encoded by the exons atgagatttacaatagaagctttggagattcggatacttgaaaaattgagaacagcagcagtcgtcgatcgcagcgggagaaaaggaacattccacgatctggtcag cataatggagggcagtgttggaaaaactgaagaaggcagtcaggaccaactcattttgacatacaaaag aagctttttgatgggtttggatgaacaagatggatcacttaagaaggtgtggggaaagcGGAGGCCCACGGCTTGTACGCAAGGAAAggcaaaaagttcaga aagctggaaaggaggaaggctgtga